A region of the Candidatus Gastranaerophilales bacterium genome:
ATGAAGAAAAAGCATTAAGTTTTGCTACAAATTTATCGGAACCGCCTGATACCAATGATGCTAAAACGTTAAATGCATTACAGCTTATAGCTGCCGATTTGTCAGCCTATATCAAAAATTGTGCGCAATCTATAAAATATTTGGAAAGCGTCAACGAAGATTTAAAAATTGAGTTAAAGGAAGTTGAAAATGAAATTAATATAGCCAAAGAAAAATATGAAGCTAAGACGAAAGAGCTTGCTCAATATCAAACTGAATTGACACATGAATTACAAAGGGCGCTGACAATTTCCGAAGAAGAAACGGATGCTATGAATGCCCGTTCAAAAAATGCAATAGATAAAGCCATATCGGATTACAAGGATGGTAACTATCCGAACCAAGATCTTCAAGATGTTATTACCGCTAAATTATCAAATATAGGTATTGATAAAACCCGAATTGATGCAGCATTCAGCATAGCGGACTCAACAGCGAGCAATATAAGAAGATGCGTAGCGGGTATTGAAACTATAACTTATAATATAAAAACAGCTAATGAAAAATATAATTCAATAAATGCACCTTATAACAACAATGTAAATTTGATAAATTCTCTGTTATCGTCTTCAAAAAAAGCGACAGACAGTTTCCAAAACGGATTTACCGCAAGACAAAATTTAAGGCAAGCATTGGTTGATAAATATTACGTGTCAACAGGCGGTGTTAAACCATCGTCCATATCAAACCCTCAAGTACAAATGCTTAATGAATTTTTGAAGAATAGAGAACTTGATAATATGCCTTTTTCTGATGCAAGAGTCTTATTAATACAGATATTCGGAGATTGTATTTCTTATAATGAAAGTAAAAATAAATTTACTATTCCAAAAGGGCATGGTGCAGCGGCCAATATCTACAACGCTTTAGTAGCTTCATTAAAGGTAAACTATAATACTGACGTTGTCTTTATAGACGAATTAACAGGTGAAGCAGATGAACAAAGCGGAAGTGACATAAAAACTAAACGCCGCGACCCTATAGGGTTTACATATAATAATACCCAATATGAATTCATCGCAGACAAAAATAATGACGGTAAATTTAATAACGAAAATGAATTTCTCGGAGCAGACAAAGGCTGGAATGAAATGATAGCCTATGATGTTGACGGTAACGGATTAATTGAGGGCGAAGAGCTTAAACAACTTAAACTTCTCGGAATATCTGAAGACGGCAAATATTCATTCACCAGTGCCGATAAAATCGGAATTGACAAAATTGACCTCAATAGCTATAACAAAATCAGCGAGAAGCAAATTAACAACAATATATTAGAAGGTACTTATACACTTTCAATCAACGGTGAAGATGTTGACGGTATACAAACTTTTGATACGGTAAAAAATCTGGAAAATACTTTTTCCACTGTATTTGATCAAGAAATATCCGATGAAAACCAAAGTTATAAAGAAAATCCTTTTATGGCAGAATTTGCCGGAAAAGTAAATACTAAAACAGTTTTATCTGATACGGATTTTGATAAATCTAAAACCGAAAACACCGTAGATATAAACACTTCAACTGCTGAATCAAAAGCCAAAAACTATACAGTAACTGCTCAGGATAAAAGTTTAAGCGAACCCAAAGATACTTCAAATGCGGAAGAACCGGCGGTAGCAGAAGAAAATACGGTAGAAAAGAAGTATAAATAAAAATTGCTAAGATTTTTTCCATTCCTCCAAATGGTTGTCGAAATATTAAATAATTAAGAAATGTTACAATTTTTCTGTTTGTTGAAATATCAGGCAATATATAACCTTTATATATAATATGTACGGGTAAAATAAGGAGTAATGGCATGACATCAATTCAAAATAATATGAGTTATGATTTCAACAAAGACGGCAAAGTAACTTATGATGACTATGAATATGCCGTAGAACAAAAAATCACTTTGACTACGGATGAAGTGAACGCTTTCGATACGTTGAAGTTGAATGAAATAGTCAATCAAATCGAAGAAGACAACGGTGAAATTGAAACAGCTATTGTTAATGAAGAAAAAGCGTTAAAATTTGCTCAAAATTTGTCAACGCCGCCCAATACTGATGATGCCAAAACATTAAACGAATTACAGCTTATAGCTGCCAATTTATCAGCCTATATCAAAAATTGTGCGCAATCTATAAAATATTTGGAAAGCGTAAATGTTGATTTAAAAGCTGACTTGAATAAAATAGAAAATGAATTAAATATAGCAAAAGAACAATATGAAGCTAAGACGGTAGAGCTTGCTCAATATCAATCTGAATTGACACGTGAATTGCAAAAGGCGCTGACAATTTCCGAAGAAGAAACGGATGCTATGAATGCCCGTTCAAAAAATGCAATAGATAAAGCCATATCGGATTACAAGGATGGTAACTATCCGAATCAAGATCTTCAAGCTGTTATTACCGCTAAATTATCAAATATAGGTATTGATAAAACCCTTATTAATGCGGCATTTAGTAATGCGGATTCTGCGTCCAGTAACATTAGAAGATGTGTAGCAGGGATTGAAACTATAACTTATAATATAAAAACAGCTAATGTTGAATACAATTCTGTTAATACTAAGTACAATGCAAATGTTACTTCGGTGAATTCACTATTATCTGCTTCAAGAAAAGCAGCCGATAGCTTCCAAAACGGATTTACCGTAAGGCAAAATTTAAGACAGACTCTTATTAATACTTATTATACCGCACCGACCGGCAGCGACCCCGCTTCAACAAGTAATGCACAAGTACAAATGCTTAGTGAATTTTTGAATAATAAAGAGCTTGATAATATGCCTCTTTCCGATGCAAAGGTGCTATTGCCTCAATTATTTGGCAGCTGCGTTGCTTATAATGAAAATACAAACACATTTAGTATCCCTAAAGGGCATGACTCAGCGGCAAATATTTTCAACGCTCTTGTAGTTTCATTAAATAATTACAATACCAACGTTGCTTTTATAGACGAATTAACAGGTGAAGAAGAGGGCGAGGAAGTCGGTACCACACGGACAGATCCCATAGGGTTTACATATAATAATACCCAATATGAGTTCATCGCAGATAAAAATAATGACGGTAAATTTAATAATGCAAGCGAATTTCTCGGAGCAGAAGACGGCTGGAATGAAATGATAGCCTACGATGCTGACGGTAACGGATTAATTGAGGGCGAAGAGCTTAAACAACTTAAACTTCTCGGAATATCTGCAGACGGTAAATATTCTTTCACCAGCGCAGATAAAGCCGGAATTGACAAAATTGACCTCAATAGCTATAACAAAATCAGCGAGGAGCAAATTAACAACAATATATTAGAAGGTACTTATACACTTTCAATCAACGGTGAAGATGTCGATGGCATACAAACTTTTGATACTGCAAAGAACCTTGAAAACACTTTTGCTAACGTCTTTGATAAAACAATAACCGATAAAACAGAAAATTATGTTGAAAATCCGTTTATGGAAGAATTTGTAGAAAAAGTAAATACAAGATCAGTTTTAGCCAAGACTGAAACCAACAAAACCCAAAATGAAGATACTATAAATGCAAACGTTGCAAAAGCAGAAGAAAAAACAAAAAACTATACGGCAACCGAGCAAGATAAAAAACTAAACGAGTCAAAAGATACTTCAAATGCGGAAGAACCTGTAGTAGCAGAAGAAAATACGGTAGAAAAGAAGAAAAAAGAAGTATAAATATAAGCACAAGCATTTAGAGGCGCAGAAGATTTTTAACTTCTGCGCCTCTTGATTTTCGATATAATTTATTTTAATTTTTACTACAATTGTAACAAATTGTGTAATACTCTAAATATGTGATTTAAAATTTGCAAAAATGTGGAATAATATACATGTAAAGAATTAAAGGTTATAGTTATGAAACAAAGACTATCAGCTTTTGATGACTTTCACAAAAAGTATTTTGTGATAAATAACTATTTTCTGTCCTTTAATTCTGACGAGATTTTTAAATTTGAACCGCAAAATAATACCTGCTCATCAAAAAGCAGGTATTATTTTGAGCTGAAAAAAATAGTTAACCTTCCTTGTCCTTGCTGCGGAAGGATTATGACAACCAGAGATGAAATGAACGATTTTGTAGAAAATATTAAAATGGCAAAAGGTCAGACTTTAATTGAGGAGTTAACAAAATACGAGGGGCGCATAAAAGGTATAGAAAAACAGGTATTAAAAAAAGTTAAAATTAACGCAAAAAAACACCCCGACAAAAATTTAAAAGAGCTTTTTAAACAAATGTACAGAAATTCCATACAACAGCTTGAAAATTCACAACAAAAAGTTATAGCTAAAGTTATGAAATTATCCGACGGGCTTGAGGGTCGGACTTATATAACAGTAAAAAAGGATATAAAAACCGTAAACACCCTTTTGCAAAAAAGGCGTAACTCACAAGTTTTCAAAAGAAAAACTTTTATTACAAGTTTTTATAAATTGATAATGGAAGAAGAAAACCCTCGTAATAAAAAAATTCTTGAACTTATTGCCCAAAAAGCCAAAGGTTTGCCGACATCAGGTAACAGCACGGATGCGTTTATTGTTAAGTATCATAGACGACGAATTGACGAAATCGCCCAACGATTGCTTGACGCTTCCCTTGCCAGCACAGAACATGTAAATCCCCGCAGCTGCGGCGGGGTAAATGACCCTTCTAACTATCTTGTACAGTGTAAGTATTGCAACAGCGAAAGAAGTTCGCTAGAGTACAAAGACTGGCTAAAAAAACACCCGGAAATGAAAAGAAATATTCAGGTTCATATAGATAAAGTGATATCTTTAATTCTTAACGAACAAATAAACGGTTATGATTTTTATCCTTTGGTTATAAAATATACACTTGTAAAAGAGTCAAAAGGCTTGCTTGATATTAATATTGAAAATATTATAGATTATTTAAAGTATAAGTACCTTGCCGCTTAAAAATATTTTCTCGCAAAACCGTATACTTTACCTATAATGTATAATTTGTTAATTTCTTCTTTCCTCAAAATAATTTGTGCATAGTCTTTATTATCAGAAGTTATAATGACTTCATTAATATTTTTGGACAGACGTTTAACAAAAATTTCATTCTCATACATAAAAATATAAATATGATTATCGATGATTTGTTCGTTTCCGTAATGTTCTATCAAAACCAAATCCCTGTCCTTGATTTCAGGCTCCATGCTATTTCCCCGGATTTTTATAACGGAGTATTTTTTACCCGGTCTAATTTGCTTAGGCATCAATTCTAAAGGAAGAGCAATTTTTTCTGAATTTTCAGATGCTGCAATGCCCCCGATTCCGCAAGATGCATAGATATCATAATAAAAATCTAACGTAACTAAATTACATTTTAATGTATTTTTTTCACTATCTTCATCGGTAAAATAAGATAAAGGAACTCTAAAATTATTACAAAATATCCTCAATTTATTTAACTGCGGTTCATTTATACCATTTTCCCAGTGAGATATGGTTTTCTGATCGACGCCTATCGCCCTTGCTACAACTTCCTGTGAAAGCCTTAGTTCTTTCCTTTTCAGCTTAAAACGCCGAGATATTGTATTTACCATTTCCATTCCTTTTTCTTATAAATGCCCTTGACAATTATTACAAATTATCCTATTATTGTTCCAACATGCATGTCATAAAAATAATAATAAAAAAAAATTGTTTTTACAAGTAAATTAATTAGAAATTGTGGAGTATGAAAATGTATCAAAAAACGAAAAAATGTGCGTATTGCACTGCCTTTTTGAGGTGCGAAATTTGCGGCGCTCAGACCTGCGACAATACTGCGGAAGAGAATTATTTAATTTATCAAACAGGGGAAAAAAGTCTTTTTTACAACTTTTTGGAGAAAAAAATTTACAAAAACTCCTTAACTAATGAGTTTAAGGAAATTGATTTTCAAACAGCAATCAGGGAAATTGATACCTTGCCGGATAAAACGTCAGACTGGAAACGGCTGCAAATTATCAATATAGCAACAGATTTAGGGTTGTTGGCTTAATGAGAATTAAACAAATTATTAATGAATTGGATAATATTGATAGAGTAATTTTATCAATAAGTGATTTGCTGGAATCTGCAGATAAGGCAAAAGATATTACTAAAATACAACAGGAAATTAATCAATTAACTGACAAATTAATACGATTAAAAGAAACAGTTAACGAAAAAAGGAGAATTTAGGGATATGAAACGTGATATTTACGGCTATTTAGAAGCCTTGGGGTTACTTTTAATATTGATAATCTATTACATATATTTTGTAACCGTGTAAAGGAGTAATATTGTGATAAATTTAGACGAAGCGGCAAAAATGCTAAAAATGAAAACTACTACTTTGCGTTATTGGTTGAAAAAAAATATCCTTGATTGTAAAGAAAACGGCTGTACTTTTGATTTGAATAACTTAACTTCAAAAACAAAAGTGTCAAAAACAATACAGACCCAAAGAACAATAAAAAGGTATTATGAACAAATTATGATAGAAAATCCAAATATATTTAAAAAAATCTTTGAAAATTACATGGAATTCGTAAAAAAGATAAAAAGTATAAACAAAATGTGCAAAAACCTTAACTGGACAACCTCTGCTATTGATTGTTATTTGGCAGGATTGAACTGCTCAAAATGCTTTAATGAGCGGATATGCAGTAAATTTACCAAGGAGGGGCAAACTCCTCCCATGAAAAAAACTGTCCTGCTGCTTATTAAAAACAGAGGAATTCCTGTATTTACAAGTCCTTTTGAAGAAGAAGAATCTATTCGTCTTCTATGATTGATATTTCGGGTTTGGAATTAAAATTGTCTATAAAGTGGGAGTATCTTTCCATTCTGAGTTTTAACCAGCTCACCATGGTATCTGAACCATATACTTCCACTATTCTTTTTCTTGAAAATTCTCTGTAAGGCGTGATTTTAGATTCTTCAAGGTAAGTATTGCACTTGCAATTAAGCTCTTCTATTAAATCGTAGAGCGTTTTAAGCCATGCAGCCTGAACGTTATTTTCTTCTACCTGAAATTTTAAAATCATTGTGTACGCTTATTCCTGACTATTCTCGATATATTACTACTATAATTGTAACATATTGTGTATTTTTTTAAAGTATTAAATATATATATTATAAGCATTTGTTGAGCATGTTTTTAATAGACTGAAACTTACAATAAAAAGTGTAAATTTTTCTTTACATTCTCGTTGAAAAGACTAAAGTTTTCCTTAAAACAGTCGATATACATGTTATCGGATAGAAAAGGAGTTATCGAACATGAGTTTTAATTCAGGAAACAATATTCAATTTAATCCGGAACGCTATAAACCGATTGAAAAAACTCAATTGGAAAAAACTATTGATAAGTTTTTGTTTCCCGTTTTTGATTTCTTTTCAAGAACAACCGAAGAGGATGCACCTGAAGCTGAAATTGCTATGGACAAAGAGTTCGCTCAAGAATATGAAACATACAAAAATATTAACGGTAATATAAGAGCAATTTTGACCGCTAATGATAAAAAAAGCGGACATAGCTTTAATATGGTTATTTAGGCTTATAATATTGAATGTCATAAGCCCAAACATTGCTCAACGCAAGCGTTTTGGCTTATTCTGTATAGTTTTGTAAATAAAATAATAAAATAGTTGAAAAATTTTTTTGTGGTAGTAATATAATAATATAACTAACCATAGATAGTAGGATAAATTGTTTCCTTAATAGTTACCTAACGCTGCTAGTAATAGCAGCTTTTTTATTATGTATAAACATGCCCGAAACTTGTATCATATCGCTAATTTTGTTAATATAAAACAGTGACTTGATAAATGGAGAAATAATGCCAGCCAAAGTAAAAGAAGTAAAAACGGTTAATTATCCGTTTTTGACTGCTCCGGTTGAAATTTACGAGCTTGAAAACGGACATAAGGTTGTCTTTGCGAAAAAAGAAGGCGATTTAATTAATATAAGCTCATGGGTAAAAACAGGGTCTATCAATGAAGATGACCATAATAACGGGATTTCGCATTTTTTGGAACATTTAATGTTTAAAGGAACAACTAAATTTAAAGCCGGCGAATTTGACAGACTTTTAGAGTCAAAAGGAGCTGTCATAAACGCCGCAACCTGGAAAGATTATACATTTTACTATATAACCATGCCTAAAGGCGTACACGGACAAAATGTTGATTTTGCCATAAAAATGCATGCCGATATGATGGTAGATGCACGGCTTCCTAGGGAAGAAATAGGTCCTGAATTTGACCCTGCCAATCCTGACGTAAAAGAAAAACGCGAAAGATACGTCGTTATTGAAGAAATCCGCATGAGAGATGACCAGCCCTGGACAAAAACTTACAACGAGGCTAACCATAATATGTATGATAATCACCCTTACGGACGTGATGTTATAGGTACTAAAGAAATTATTGCAAATATTTCCCAAGAAGAGATTGTGGATTATTATAACTCTTACTATACCCCTGAAAATATTACCACTATCGTCGCAGGGGATATAGATTTTGAAAAAGCACTTACATTAATCCGGGGAGAGTTTAAATTCAAACACCAAAAAGGCAAAGAAAAACCCGGGCTTGCCGAAGTTGAGCCTTTAAAGGCGCCCGTATACGTTGAAAACAAAGGCGAAATCAATACGGGATTTTTGATTATGGGCTTCCACGGGGCTAAGGCAACGGATAACAAAGGAACAATTTTGCTTGAGATTGTAAGTTTAATTTTAGGGGACGGTATAAGTTCGAGGCTTTATCAAAATCTTATTGAAAAAAGCACCAAATCTATTTTTAACGTAATTGACAGCGGGCAATACCAGTTTAAAGACGGTAATACTTTCTTTATTAATGCGAATTTTGACCCACAACATAAAGAGCAGGCAATCACAGCCATCAAAGAAGAGGTCCGCAAAATGCAAGATGAGCTTATCAGCGATGAAGAGCTTGAAAAAGCCTGTAAAAAACTAAAAGTCAAATTTGCAGACAGTGCGGAAACAGTTTCTGAAATAGCAGAAACTATCGGATATTATATGACGGTATGTGAGAGCCTTGAGCAGTGTGGAGAGTATCTCACGGTGCTTCAGGATATTACAAAAGAAGATGTACAAAAAGCCTGCCAAAAGTATCTTGATTTGAATACATATTCAATGTCTATACTTATGCCACAGTAATTAAGGAAAAATTATGATAAAGAAGTTTAATTTACATAACCAAATCAAAGTAGTGTATAAAAAAAATCAGTCAACGCCAAGAATTAGTATTAATTTGTTTTTAAATACCGGAATTATAGATGAGCCTAAGGCCGGGATTGCTTCT
Encoded here:
- a CDS encoding XRE family transcriptional regulator, with the protein product MVNTISRRFKLKRKELRLSQEVVARAIGVDQKTISHWENGINEPQLNKLRIFCNNFRVPLSYFTDEDSEKNTLKCNLVTLDFYYDIYASCGIGGIAASENSEKIALPLELMPKQIRPGKKYSVIKIRGNSMEPEIKDRDLVLIEHYGNEQIIDNHIYIFMYENEIFVKRLSKNINEVIITSDNKDYAQIILRKEEINKLYIIGKVYGFARKYF
- a CDS encoding pitrilysin family protein — protein: MPAKVKEVKTVNYPFLTAPVEIYELENGHKVVFAKKEGDLINISSWVKTGSINEDDHNNGISHFLEHLMFKGTTKFKAGEFDRLLESKGAVINAATWKDYTFYYITMPKGVHGQNVDFAIKMHADMMVDARLPREEIGPEFDPANPDVKEKRERYVVIEEIRMRDDQPWTKTYNEANHNMYDNHPYGRDVIGTKEIIANISQEEIVDYYNSYYTPENITTIVAGDIDFEKALTLIRGEFKFKHQKGKEKPGLAEVEPLKAPVYVENKGEINTGFLIMGFHGAKATDNKGTILLEIVSLILGDGISSRLYQNLIEKSTKSIFNVIDSGQYQFKDGNTFFINANFDPQHKEQAITAIKEEVRKMQDELISDEELEKACKKLKVKFADSAETVSEIAETIGYYMTVCESLEQCGEYLTVLQDITKEDVQKACQKYLDLNTYSMSILMPQ